From Acidobacteriota bacterium, the proteins below share one genomic window:
- a CDS encoding proline dehydrogenase, whose protein sequence is MKVRRLLLFLAGREGFKNFALKFGIFRRTASRFVAGETLADALEAVRRANGRNLLGILDLLGEHTGTPGDAARAAGGIAAALDAIREWRVQSQVSVKLTQLGLAIDPALALANLTTLAGKARELDNFVWVDMEESAYTRSTLEIVSRVHTESQNVGVAIQACLYRSGEDVRALVRQGIPVRLVKGAYLEPESVAFARKRQTDANYLELMRLLLDGGGPNAIATHDEALIDATLTFARSRGIAPDRFEFQMLYGIRRDLQAWLAREGYRVRIYIPYGRQWYPYFMRRLAERPANVGFIMRNLFKG, encoded by the coding sequence CGCCTCGCGCTTCGTCGCGGGGGAGACGCTCGCGGACGCCCTCGAGGCCGTGCGCCGGGCGAACGGGCGGAACCTGCTGGGAATCCTCGACCTGCTCGGCGAACACACCGGCACCCCCGGGGACGCCGCCCGCGCCGCCGGGGGGATAGCGGCCGCCCTGGACGCCATCCGGGAATGGAGGGTGCAATCGCAGGTATCGGTCAAGCTGACGCAGCTCGGCCTGGCCATCGACCCCGCCCTGGCCCTGGCGAATCTCACGACGCTGGCCGGAAAGGCCCGGGAGCTGGACAACTTCGTCTGGGTGGACATGGAGGAGAGCGCCTACACCCGGAGCACCCTGGAGATCGTCTCCCGGGTTCACACGGAGTCGCAAAACGTGGGGGTGGCGATCCAGGCCTGCCTCTACCGCAGCGGGGAGGACGTGCGCGCCCTGGTGCGGCAGGGGATTCCCGTGCGGCTGGTCAAGGGGGCCTACCTCGAGCCCGAAAGCGTGGCGTTCGCGCGCAAACGCCAGACCGACGCCAATTACCTCGAGCTGATGCGCCTGCTGCTCGATGGAGGGGGGCCGAACGCCATCGCCACTCACGACGAGGCCCTCATCGACGCCACCCTGACTTTCGCCCGCTCCCGGGGGATCGCGCCCGACCGCTTCGAGTTCCAGATGCTCTACGGCATCCGGCGCGACCTGCAGGCCTGGCTTGCCCGGGAGGGCTACCGCGTCCGGATCTACATCCCTTACGGGAGGCAGTGGTACCCCTATTTCATGCGGCGGCTGGCCGAACGCCCCGCAAACGTGGGATTCATCATGCGTAACCTGTTCAAGGGCTAG
- the trxA gene encoding thioredoxin, which produces MQDTVVSCPRCGARNRLKSDAGERAPAGGRAPACGKCRSPLPWIVDGTDIGFRRELEVPVPVLVDFWAEWCAPCRMTAPALEEYAGELAGRLKLVRMNVDRNPATAGQFHVQSIPTLILFRDGHPVETVIGALSKNALRERLAPHLG; this is translated from the coding sequence ATGCAGGACACGGTTGTCAGCTGCCCCCGGTGCGGCGCCAGGAACCGGCTCAAATCCGATGCCGGGGAACGGGCCCCCGCCGGCGGACGGGCTCCCGCCTGCGGCAAATGCCGCTCCCCCCTCCCCTGGATCGTCGACGGCACCGACATCGGTTTCCGCCGCGAGCTGGAGGTCCCGGTGCCGGTCCTGGTCGATTTCTGGGCCGAATGGTGCGCCCCGTGCCGCATGACGGCGCCGGCCCTGGAGGAATACGCCGGCGAGCTGGCGGGCCGGCTCAAGCTGGTCCGGATGAACGTGGACCGGAACCCGGCGACGGCGGGGCAGTTTCACGTGCAGAGCATCCCGACGCTGATCCTGTTCAGGGACGGGCACCCGGTCGAGACCGTGATCGGCGCCCTGTCGAAGAACGCCCTGAGGGAGCGCCTGGCCCCCCACCTGGGCTAG
- a CDS encoding diaminopimelate epimerase, whose product MNLETRGRLRFFKMTGTGNDFILIDNRQRVIDADRCGDFVRSVCRRKVSAGADGVILVENDPEVDFRWRFFNADGSEAEMCGNGARCAARFAFLTGIVEAPRMEFRTLAGIVRAELLDTKVKVRMPLPHGQRMNVAAETGGRRFTLDFINTGVPHAVCFVASEEELDSLEVERWGRALRFHPEFLPAGTNADFVWVRDPHHIAVRTYERGVEGETLACGTGCIAAVLTAASRDRVESPVEVKVRSGETLTLHFREAAEGADPGSRFGEVLLEGEARVAYEADLWPETIADGG is encoded by the coding sequence ATGAATCTCGAAACCAGGGGGCGGCTCCGTTTCTTCAAGATGACGGGGACCGGCAACGATTTCATCCTGATCGACAACCGGCAACGGGTGATCGACGCCGACCGCTGCGGGGATTTCGTCCGGAGCGTCTGCCGCCGCAAGGTGTCCGCCGGCGCCGACGGGGTCATCCTCGTCGAGAACGACCCCGAGGTCGATTTCCGCTGGCGTTTCTTCAACGCCGACGGCAGCGAGGCCGAGATGTGCGGCAACGGCGCCCGCTGCGCCGCGCGCTTCGCCTTCCTCACGGGCATCGTGGAGGCCCCGCGCATGGAGTTCCGCACCCTTGCCGGCATCGTCCGGGCGGAACTGCTGGACACGAAGGTGAAGGTGCGGATGCCCCTGCCTCACGGCCAGCGGATGAACGTGGCGGCCGAGACCGGGGGGCGTCGCTTCACCCTCGATTTCATCAACACGGGGGTTCCCCACGCGGTCTGCTTCGTGGCGTCGGAGGAGGAGCTCGATTCCCTGGAGGTCGAACGCTGGGGCCGGGCGCTCCGGTTCCACCCCGAATTCCTCCCCGCCGGGACCAACGCCGATTTCGTCTGGGTACGGGACCCCCACCATATCGCCGTGCGCACCTACGAGCGCGGGGTGGAGGGGGAGACCCTCGCCTGCGGCACCGGGTGCATCGCCGCGGTTCTCACGGCGGCCTCCAGGGATCGGGTGGAGTCGCCGGTTGAGGTGAAGGTGCGGAGCGGCGAGACCCTCACGCTCCATTTCCGGGAGGCGGCCGAAGGCGCGGACCCCGGCAGCCGGTTCGGGGAGGTCCTGCTCGAGGGGGAGGCGCGCGTGGCGTACGAGGCCGATCTCTGGCCCGAAACCATCGCCGACGGCGGGTAA